The Caballeronia sp. Lep1P3 genome window below encodes:
- the hemC gene encoding hydroxymethylbilane synthase yields the protein MNSETHSTTPPATLVIASRESRLAMWQAEHVRCALHKLYPSCDVKILGMTTRGDQILDRTLSKVGGKGLFVKELEAALSEGRADLAVHSLKDVPMQLPEGFALGAILEREDPRDAFVSPRYESLDALPAGSVVGTSSLRREAMIRARFPHLDVRPLRGNLDTRLAKLDRGDYAAIILAAAGLKRLGLEARIRALLEPSQSLPAAGQGALGIEIRADRPELAAWLAPLHDEATALAVEAERAVSRSLGGSCEVPLAAFAQWRGDMLSLRGAVSMPDGKRVLRAEEEVRAPDLAGALALGQRVSADLEAQGAMDIVNALSTMSRADAPNASPAKGGSQDDSLPPPAANAS from the coding sequence ATGAATTCCGAGACGCATTCAACGACACCGCCCGCGACGCTCGTCATCGCTTCGCGAGAGAGCCGGCTTGCGATGTGGCAGGCCGAGCATGTGCGGTGTGCGCTGCACAAATTATATCCATCTTGCGACGTCAAAATTCTCGGAATGACGACCCGCGGCGACCAGATTCTCGACCGCACGCTGTCGAAGGTCGGCGGCAAGGGTCTCTTCGTGAAAGAGCTGGAAGCCGCGCTCTCAGAAGGCCGCGCCGACCTCGCCGTGCATTCGCTCAAAGACGTGCCGATGCAGTTGCCCGAAGGCTTCGCGCTCGGCGCGATTCTGGAGCGCGAAGACCCGCGCGATGCCTTCGTCTCGCCGCGTTACGAATCGCTCGATGCGTTGCCTGCGGGCAGCGTCGTCGGCACCTCGAGTTTGCGCCGCGAAGCGATGATCCGCGCGCGTTTCCCGCATCTCGACGTGCGGCCGTTGCGCGGCAATCTGGATACGCGCCTCGCGAAGCTGGATCGCGGCGACTACGCGGCCATCATTCTCGCGGCGGCGGGCCTGAAGCGCCTCGGTCTCGAGGCGCGCATCCGCGCGCTGCTCGAACCGTCGCAGAGCTTGCCGGCGGCGGGGCAGGGCGCGCTCGGCATCGAGATTCGCGCGGATCGCCCCGAACTCGCCGCGTGGCTCGCGCCGCTGCACGATGAAGCCACCGCGCTCGCCGTCGAAGCGGAACGCGCGGTATCGCGCTCGCTCGGCGGAAGCTGCGAAGTGCCGCTCGCCGCGTTCGCGCAATGGCGCGGCGACATGCTCTCGCTGCGCGGCGCCGTCTCGATGCCCGACGGCAAGCGCGTGCTGCGCGCCGAGGAAGAAGTCCGCGCGCCGGACCTCGCCGGCGCGCTCGCGCTCGGTCAGCGCGTGTCGGCGGACCTCGAAGCGCAAGGCGCGATGGATATCGTCAACGCGCTTTCGACGATGAGCCGCGCCGACGCGCCCAACGCGAGCCCGGCGAAGGGCGGCTCGCAGGACGATTCACTGCCGCCGCCAGCGGCGAACGCCTCCTGA
- the ppc gene encoding phosphoenolpyruvate carboxylase translates to MTSSASAHPARRNAASPDSSSDASVAASSPPIARTRAASAAKASSAAVAVEPKPGVEAIVKASKAAKPLKKATTAAPGDDDNANASAASGDAAERAKPANRARDDKDRPLFEDIRFLGRVLGEVLREQEGDAVFDMVEAIRQTAVKFRREDDVEASQTLEKRLRGLSPEQTVSVVRAFSYFSHLANIAEDRHHNRRRRIHALAGSAPQPGTIAYAIERMREQKNVSATRKLLQKFFDDALIVPVLTAHPTEVQRKSILDAQHDIARLLAERDQELTVRERAHNEAVLRARVTSLWQTRMLRDARLTVADEIENALSYYRATFLGEIPALYADIEDALAEHGLPARLPAFFQMGSWIGGDRDGNPNVTAETLETAITRQATVIFEHYLEEVHKLGAELSVSELLAGSSDALQALAEASPDRSPHRTDEPYRRALIGIYTRLAASARVRLGEGVVAVRSAGRGATPIRATPYADAAEFTRDLNVLIDSLAKHHGASMSRLRLSPLARASEVFGFHLASIDLRQSSDIHEAVVAELLARGGVAQDYAALSEEEKRDVLLSELSQPRPLRLPYARYSDLATSELGVLEAARVFRENFGARAVRNYIISHTETVSDLLEVMLLQKETGVLQGCLGNSDDPARDGLMVIPLFETIADLRNAPVIMGDFFGLPGIDALIDNQGNEQEVMLGYSDSNKDGGFLTSNWELYRAELALVALFRERGTTLRLFHGRGGTVGRGGGPTYQAILSQPPGTVDGQIRLTEQGEVIASKFANAEIGRRNLETVVAATLEASLLPHENAPAQLPQFEATMQTLSDSAMAAYRALVYETPGFTDYFFSSTPIAEIAELNIGSRPASRKLQDPKHRKIEDLRAIPWGFSWGQCRLLLTGWYGFGSAVTAYLDEAGSEGERTKRLAALRKMHKTWPFFTNLLSNMDMVLAKTDLAVASRYAQLVADKKLRKLVFERIVAEHQRTCHVLTEITGRSERLSDNPLLARSIKNRFPYLDPLNHLQVELLKRHRAGDQNVRLRRGIHLTINGIAAGLRNTG, encoded by the coding sequence GTGACGTCTTCCGCATCGGCTCATCCGGCGCGCCGCAACGCCGCATCCCCAGACTCATCCTCCGACGCGTCCGTCGCGGCGTCGTCGCCTCCCATTGCGCGTACTCGGGCCGCGAGCGCGGCGAAGGCTTCCAGCGCGGCTGTCGCCGTCGAGCCGAAGCCGGGCGTCGAAGCGATCGTGAAAGCGTCCAAGGCAGCGAAGCCGCTCAAGAAGGCGACGACCGCCGCGCCCGGCGACGACGACAACGCGAATGCGTCCGCCGCTTCCGGCGACGCCGCCGAACGCGCGAAGCCCGCGAACCGCGCCCGCGACGACAAGGACCGGCCGCTCTTCGAGGACATCCGCTTTCTCGGCCGCGTGCTCGGGGAAGTGCTGCGCGAGCAGGAAGGCGACGCCGTCTTCGACATGGTCGAGGCCATTCGGCAGACCGCCGTCAAGTTCCGCCGCGAAGACGATGTCGAAGCGTCGCAGACGCTGGAGAAGCGCCTGCGCGGGCTGTCGCCGGAACAGACGGTGTCGGTCGTGCGCGCATTCAGCTATTTCTCGCATCTCGCGAACATCGCGGAAGACCGGCATCACAATCGTCGCCGGCGCATTCACGCGCTCGCCGGCTCCGCGCCGCAGCCGGGAACCATCGCGTATGCCATCGAGCGCATGCGCGAGCAGAAGAACGTCAGCGCAACGCGCAAGCTGCTGCAAAAATTCTTCGACGACGCGCTGATCGTCCCGGTCCTCACCGCGCATCCGACCGAAGTGCAGCGCAAGAGCATTCTCGATGCGCAGCACGACATCGCGCGCCTGCTCGCCGAGCGCGATCAGGAATTGACCGTCCGCGAGCGCGCGCACAACGAAGCGGTTCTGCGCGCGCGGGTGACGTCGCTCTGGCAGACGCGCATGCTGCGCGACGCGCGCCTGACCGTCGCCGATGAAATCGAAAACGCGCTGTCCTACTATCGCGCGACCTTCCTCGGCGAAATTCCCGCGCTTTACGCCGACATCGAGGACGCGCTCGCGGAACACGGCCTGCCCGCGCGTCTGCCGGCGTTCTTCCAGATGGGAAGCTGGATCGGCGGCGACCGCGACGGCAACCCGAACGTGACCGCCGAAACGCTCGAAACCGCGATCACGCGCCAGGCGACGGTCATCTTCGAACACTATCTCGAAGAAGTGCATAAGCTGGGCGCGGAGCTTTCCGTATCCGAACTGCTCGCCGGATCGAGCGACGCATTGCAGGCGCTCGCCGAAGCGTCGCCGGACCGCTCGCCGCATCGCACGGACGAACCGTACCGGCGCGCGCTCATCGGCATTTACACGCGGCTCGCGGCGAGCGCGCGCGTGCGGCTCGGCGAAGGCGTCGTGGCCGTGCGCAGCGCGGGGCGCGGCGCGACGCCGATCCGCGCGACGCCCTACGCCGATGCCGCCGAATTCACGCGCGATCTGAACGTGCTGATCGATTCGCTCGCGAAGCATCACGGCGCGTCGATGTCGCGCCTGCGCCTGTCGCCGCTCGCGCGCGCGTCCGAAGTCTTCGGCTTTCACCTCGCGAGCATCGACTTGCGGCAAAGCTCGGACATTCACGAGGCGGTCGTCGCGGAACTGCTCGCACGCGGCGGCGTCGCGCAGGACTACGCGGCGCTCTCCGAAGAGGAGAAGCGCGACGTCCTGCTGAGTGAGCTGTCGCAGCCGCGCCCGCTGCGTCTGCCGTATGCGCGGTATTCCGATCTCGCGACGAGCGAACTGGGCGTGCTCGAAGCCGCGCGCGTGTTTCGCGAGAACTTCGGCGCGCGCGCCGTGCGCAACTACATCATTTCGCATACCGAGACCGTCAGCGATCTGCTCGAAGTCATGCTGCTACAGAAGGAAACCGGCGTGCTGCAAGGCTGCCTCGGCAACAGCGACGATCCCGCGCGCGACGGCCTGATGGTGATTCCGCTCTTCGAAACCATCGCGGACTTGCGCAATGCACCCGTCATCATGGGCGACTTCTTTGGGCTGCCGGGCATCGACGCGCTCATCGACAATCAGGGCAACGAGCAGGAAGTCATGCTCGGGTATTCGGACAGCAACAAGGACGGCGGCTTTCTCACGTCGAACTGGGAGCTGTACCGCGCGGAACTCGCGCTGGTCGCGCTCTTCAGGGAACGCGGCACGACGTTGCGGCTCTTTCACGGACGCGGCGGCACGGTCGGGCGCGGCGGCGGCCCGACCTATCAGGCGATTTTGTCGCAGCCCCCCGGCACCGTGGACGGCCAGATTCGCCTCACCGAGCAAGGCGAAGTGATCGCGAGCAAGTTCGCGAACGCGGAGATCGGACGGCGCAATCTGGAGACGGTCGTCGCCGCGACGCTCGAAGCATCGCTGCTGCCGCACGAGAACGCGCCCGCGCAACTGCCGCAATTCGAAGCGACGATGCAGACGCTCTCCGATTCCGCGATGGCCGCGTACCGCGCGCTCGTCTACGAAACGCCCGGCTTCACCGACTACTTCTTCTCGTCGACGCCGATCGCTGAAATCGCGGAGTTGAACATCGGCAGCCGGCCGGCGTCGCGTAAATTGCAGGACCCGAAGCATCGCAAGATCGAGGATTTGCGCGCGATTCCGTGGGGCTTTTCATGGGGCCAATGCCGGCTGCTGCTGACCGGCTGGTACGGCTTCGGCAGCGCGGTCACCGCCTATCTCGACGAAGCCGGGTCGGAAGGCGAACGCACGAAGCGCCTCGCCGCGCTGCGCAAGATGCACAAGACATGGCCGTTTTTCACGAACCTGCTGTCGAACATGGACATGGTGCTCGCGAAAACCGATCTCGCCGTGGCGTCGCGGTACGCGCAGCTCGTCGCGGACAAGAAGCTGCGCAAGCTCGTGTTCGAGCGCATCGTCGCGGAACATCAGCGCACGTGTCATGTGCTGACGGAAATCACCGGGCGAAGCGAGCGGCTTTCCGACAATCCGCTGCTCGCCCGTTCGATCAAAAACCGCTTCCCGTATCTCGATCCGTTGAACCACCTGCAGGTGGAGTTGCTCAAGCGTCATCGCGCGGGCGACCAGAACGTGCGGCTGCGGCGCGGCATTCATTTGACGATCAACGGGATTGCGGCGGGCCTGCGCAACACGGGCTGA
- a CDS encoding heme biosynthesis protein HemY: MTIRGLIWLALLFAVAVIVATVGGFDGGQVLLVIPPYRVDVSLNLFVVALVVLFIVLYALVRAVRGVWKMPQRVAAYRARSRLAKANASLRDAIGHLYAGRFSKAEKAARDALSVDSNKGAAGLIGANAAHRLHEYARRDEWLAQVNGADWQDARLMATADMRADGRDADGALVALTEMQAQGGRRIHAQQIALRAQQQLKNWGEVLKLVRMLEKREALHPAVAVRLRQVAAENLLRDRRHNPDALLELWQSLSATERQSPRLADLAAELLIALDRRAEAKKIVEDALAHNWDARLLRRYPDCVVGGDALPLIQRAEAWQKERTEDADLLFTLGRLCLHQQLWGKAQAFLESALKLADNEPLKIRTHRALARLFEQLGDAEKAAEHYRASALAMNVV; this comes from the coding sequence ATGACGATTCGTGGACTCATCTGGCTCGCGCTGCTCTTCGCCGTCGCGGTGATCGTCGCGACCGTCGGCGGTTTCGACGGCGGGCAGGTTCTGCTCGTCATCCCGCCGTATCGCGTGGACGTGTCGCTCAATCTGTTCGTCGTCGCGCTCGTCGTGCTGTTCATCGTGCTGTACGCGCTGGTGCGCGCGGTGCGCGGCGTCTGGAAGATGCCGCAGCGCGTGGCGGCATACCGCGCGCGCAGCCGGCTCGCCAAGGCGAATGCTTCCCTGCGCGATGCGATCGGCCACTTGTACGCGGGCCGCTTTTCGAAAGCGGAGAAGGCCGCGCGCGATGCGCTTTCCGTCGACTCGAACAAGGGCGCGGCCGGGCTGATCGGCGCAAACGCGGCGCATCGGCTGCACGAATATGCGCGTCGCGACGAATGGCTCGCGCAGGTCAACGGCGCGGACTGGCAGGACGCGCGTCTGATGGCCACCGCCGACATGCGCGCCGATGGCCGCGACGCGGACGGCGCGCTCGTCGCGCTGACGGAAATGCAGGCGCAGGGCGGCCGGCGCATTCACGCGCAGCAGATCGCGCTGCGCGCGCAGCAGCAGTTGAAGAACTGGGGCGAAGTGCTGAAGCTCGTGCGGATGCTGGAAAAGCGCGAGGCGCTGCATCCGGCGGTCGCGGTGCGTCTGCGGCAGGTCGCGGCGGAGAACCTGCTGCGCGACCGGCGGCACAATCCGGACGCGCTGCTCGAACTGTGGCAATCGCTGTCGGCCACCGAGCGCCAGTCGCCGCGTCTCGCCGATCTCGCCGCCGAATTGCTGATCGCGCTCGATCGCCGCGCGGAAGCGAAGAAGATCGTCGAAGATGCGCTCGCGCATAACTGGGACGCGCGGTTGTTGCGGCGGTATCCGGATTGCGTGGTCGGCGGCGACGCTCTGCCGCTGATCCAGCGCGCCGAGGCATGGCAGAAGGAGCGCACGGAAGACGCCGACCTGCTCTTCACGCTCGGGCGGCTGTGCCTGCATCAGCAGTTGTGGGGCAAAGCGCAGGCGTTCCTCGAATCGGCGCTGAAGCTCGCCGACAACGAGCCGCTCAAGATACGGACGCATCGCGCGTTGGCACGTCTTTTCGAGCAACTCGGCGATGCCGAGAAAGCTGCGGAGCACTATCGCGCGAGCGCGCTGGCGATGAACGTCGTCTAG
- a CDS encoding class I SAM-dependent methyltransferase has product MKHHDQVADAFGSTAAAYLTSQVHATGADLDNLAATFAATCGNATVLDMGCGAGHASFAIAPHVRQVVAYDIAPPMLATVEAVAKARALTTIRTQQGAAETLPFDDASFDWAVSRMSAHHWRDVPRALNEVGRVLKPGGRLKFIDIAGIDDPLYDTHIQAIEILRDASHVRDYRADEWIAMLDAAGFDARVTERWRIPLEFDAWISRMRTPPERATAIQSMWKSAPDEVRQYFSVKEDGSFELDALMIEAKRRD; this is encoded by the coding sequence ATGAAACATCACGATCAGGTGGCCGACGCGTTCGGCTCGACCGCCGCCGCGTATCTCACGAGCCAGGTTCACGCGACCGGCGCCGACCTGGACAATCTCGCGGCGACGTTCGCGGCCACCTGCGGCAACGCGACCGTGCTGGACATGGGCTGCGGCGCGGGCCACGCGAGCTTCGCGATTGCGCCGCATGTGCGGCAGGTGGTGGCTTACGACATCGCGCCGCCAATGCTCGCCACCGTCGAAGCCGTTGCAAAGGCGCGCGCCCTGACGACCATCCGCACGCAGCAGGGCGCCGCCGAGACGCTGCCGTTCGACGACGCCTCGTTCGACTGGGCCGTGAGCCGCATGAGCGCGCATCACTGGCGCGACGTGCCGCGCGCGCTGAACGAAGTCGGCCGCGTGCTGAAACCGGGCGGGCGGCTCAAGTTCATCGATATCGCGGGCATCGACGATCCGCTCTACGACACGCACATTCAGGCGATCGAGATTCTGCGCGATGCGTCGCATGTGCGCGACTATCGCGCCGACGAATGGATCGCGATGCTCGACGCCGCCGGCTTCGACGCGCGCGTGACCGAACGCTGGCGCATTCCGCTGGAATTCGATGCGTGGATTTCGCGCATGCGCACGCCGCCCGAGCGCGCGACGGCGATCCAGTCGATGTGGAAAAGCGCGCCCGACGAAGTGCGCCAGTACTTCAGCGTGAAGGAGGATGGCTCGTTCGAACTCGACGCGCTGATGATCGAGGCGAAGCGGCGCGATTGA
- the argH gene encoding argininosuccinate lyase: protein MTSQLHKKGEAWSARFSEPMSELVKRYTSSVFFDKRLALVDIQGSLAHASMLAARKIIGADDLAAIERGMAQIKGEIERGEFEWKLDLEDVHLNIEARLTALIGDAGKRLHTGRSRNDQVATDIRLWLRGEIDRIGGLLNDLRGALIDMAEKHADTIMPGFTHLQVAQPVTFGHHLLAYVEMFARDAERMRDCRKRVNRLPLGAAALAGTSYPIDRHAVAAALGFDGICANSLDAVSDRDFAIEFTAAAALVMTHVSRFSEELVLWMSPRVGFIDLADRFCTGSSIMPQKKNPDVPELARGKTGRVNGHLMALLTLMKGQPLAYNKDNQEDKEPLFDTVDTVADTLRIFAEMAAGITVKPQNMRAAALQGFSTATDLADYLVKRGLPFRDAHEAVAHAVRICDDRGCDLADLSLEAMRIELPNVAHLIGEDVFDYLTLEGSVASRNHPGGTAPDQVRAAAKAAREAL, encoded by the coding sequence ATGACGTCCCAACTCCACAAAAAAGGCGAAGCCTGGTCGGCTCGCTTCTCCGAGCCGATGTCCGAGCTCGTCAAGCGCTACACGTCGTCGGTGTTTTTCGACAAGCGGCTCGCGCTCGTCGACATTCAAGGCTCGCTCGCGCATGCGTCGATGCTCGCGGCGCGGAAGATCATCGGCGCGGACGATCTCGCGGCCATCGAGCGCGGCATGGCGCAGATCAAGGGCGAAATCGAGCGCGGCGAGTTCGAATGGAAGCTGGATCTCGAAGACGTGCATCTGAACATCGAGGCGCGGCTGACGGCATTGATCGGCGATGCGGGCAAGCGCCTGCACACCGGCCGCTCGCGCAACGACCAGGTCGCGACCGACATCCGCCTGTGGCTGCGCGGCGAGATCGACCGCATCGGCGGCCTGCTGAACGACCTGCGCGGCGCGCTCATCGACATGGCGGAGAAGCACGCCGACACCATCATGCCGGGCTTCACGCACTTGCAGGTCGCGCAGCCGGTGACGTTCGGGCATCACCTGCTCGCGTATGTCGAAATGTTCGCGCGCGATGCCGAGCGCATGCGCGATTGCAGGAAGCGCGTGAACCGTCTGCCGCTCGGCGCGGCGGCGCTCGCGGGCACGAGCTATCCGATCGACCGCCACGCGGTGGCCGCCGCGCTCGGTTTCGACGGCATCTGCGCGAATTCGCTCGACGCCGTGTCCGATCGCGACTTCGCAATCGAATTCACGGCGGCCGCTGCGCTCGTCATGACGCACGTCTCGCGCTTTTCCGAAGAACTCGTGCTGTGGATGAGCCCGCGCGTCGGCTTCATCGATCTGGCGGACCGCTTCTGCACGGGTTCGTCGATCATGCCGCAAAAGAAGAATCCCGACGTGCCCGAACTCGCGCGCGGCAAGACGGGCCGCGTGAACGGGCATCTGATGGCGCTGCTCACGCTCATGAAAGGCCAGCCGCTCGCGTACAACAAGGACAATCAGGAAGACAAGGAACCGCTCTTCGATACCGTCGATACGGTCGCGGACACGCTGCGCATCTTCGCGGAAATGGCGGCGGGCATCACGGTGAAGCCGCAGAACATGCGCGCGGCGGCGCTGCAAGGCTTCTCGACCGCCACCGATCTCGCGGACTATCTCGTGAAGCGCGGCCTGCCCTTTCGCGATGCGCACGAAGCGGTCGCCCACGCGGTGCGCATCTGCGACGATCGCGGCTGCGACCTCGCGGATTTGTCGCTGGAAGCCATGCGCATCGAGTTGCCGAACGTGGCGCATCTCATCGGCGAGGACGTCTTCGACTATCTGACGCTCGAAGGCTCGGTCGCGAGCCGCAATCACCCGGGCGGCACCGCGCCGGATCAGGTGCGCGCGGCGGCGAAGGCGGCGCGCGAAGCGCTTTGA
- a CDS encoding helix-turn-helix transcriptional regulator has protein sequence MSHTDNKPAASPAESPAETSARALGDFIRTHRERLSPLSVGLPPGPRRRTPGLRREEVAQLCGVSPTWYTWIEQGRPVSASADALARIAVALQLSRAERAYLFELAAQRDPAEPDPAAQDVPAALLQTVGLIGAPAYVLDRQWNALRWNAPAADLFVGWLDGEHDRNLLTYTFTSAAARALIVDWETRARRLAAEFRADSIRHLNDPPTRALIDTLSAASDAFARYWASQDVFEREGGERAFDHPSRGRVVFNQITFKPAHREDLKLVILVGSE, from the coding sequence ATGAGCCACACCGATAACAAACCGGCCGCGTCGCCGGCCGAGTCGCCGGCGGAGACGTCCGCGCGCGCGCTCGGCGATTTCATCCGCACGCACCGCGAACGGCTTTCGCCGCTTTCCGTGGGCTTGCCGCCCGGCCCGCGCCGCCGCACGCCGGGACTGCGCCGCGAGGAAGTCGCGCAACTGTGCGGCGTGAGTCCGACGTGGTACACGTGGATCGAACAGGGCCGCCCCGTCTCCGCTTCCGCCGATGCCCTCGCGCGCATCGCCGTCGCGCTGCAACTGTCGCGGGCCGAACGCGCGTATCTCTTCGAATTGGCCGCGCAGCGCGATCCCGCCGAACCGGACCCCGCCGCGCAGGACGTGCCCGCCGCGCTTTTGCAGACGGTCGGCTTGATCGGCGCGCCCGCCTACGTGCTCGATCGCCAGTGGAACGCGCTGCGCTGGAATGCGCCCGCCGCCGACTTGTTCGTCGGCTGGCTCGACGGCGAGCACGACCGCAATCTCCTCACCTACACGTTCACGTCCGCGGCGGCGCGCGCGTTGATCGTCGACTGGGAAACGCGCGCGCGCCGTCTCGCCGCCGAATTCCGCGCCGATTCGATCCGCCATCTGAACGATCCGCCCACGCGCGCGCTGATCGACACGCTTTCCGCCGCGAGCGACGCCTTCGCGCGTTACTGGGCCTCGCAGGACGTGTTCGAGCGCGAAGGCGGCGAGCGCGCGTTCGATCATCCGTCGCGCGGACGCGTGGTCTTCAATCAGATCACGTTCAAGCCCGCGCATCGGGAGGACCTGAAGCTGGTTATTCTGGTCGGGTCCGAATAG
- the hemDX gene encoding fused uroporphyrinogen-III synthase HemD/membrane protein HemX, translating to MAREFRATVVITRPAGQSSALVERLARAGFGALEFPLIDIAPVADDAPLRAALDELYGPERYALVVFVSPNAVDHAFGRLFAPWPADVPVAVVGPGSVAALARQGVQAPAYRVISPPADEADPRFDSEALYAAIEAHFGAGGLEGRRVVIVRGDGGREWLAERLTEAGARVEKAAAYRRVLPEPAMHKWERIHALLAGEPHAWLLTSSEGVRNLDELAREHLTADEIARLKRAPIVCPHPRIAEVARQTGFDTITVSGAGDERIVQTLETLFPRDVRASAAAGPTPTTAADTSADSSPDPTLDPSPDTSPATPPAHQPAQSRMTDSNDSKKASPQPNVTPPLPPNTPFTPYEQQKRRGGAGIVLLWFVVVILAVAAGAGGYALNRKLDRNGQELTQRVARADAQNADLRAKADQAASATTALSTQIIQLQGKLADAEAHSQALQQQYQDLASNRDDWTLAEVEQILSSASQQLQLTGNVQLALFALQSADTRLAASTGAQVVAIRKAIAQDIDKLKATPTTDLTGLAIKLDTAIDQIDALPLAGEAPIARARAQAAAPGDSASVAAATGEPRWKVLWRQITSGIGQQLASLVSVRRIDNADAMLTSPDEGYFVRENVKLRLLSARLSLLSRSEPTLKSDLAAADAALGRYFDSSSTKVAAVRDLVKQVDQASLAVAVPNLNASLAAVHQFKRGG from the coding sequence ATGGCGCGCGAATTCCGCGCGACCGTCGTCATCACGCGTCCGGCCGGGCAATCGTCGGCGCTTGTCGAGCGGCTCGCGCGCGCGGGCTTCGGCGCGCTCGAATTTCCGCTGATCGACATCGCGCCCGTCGCCGACGACGCCCCGCTGCGCGCCGCGCTCGACGAGCTTTACGGGCCGGAGCGTTACGCGCTCGTCGTATTCGTGTCGCCGAACGCGGTCGATCACGCGTTCGGCCGCCTCTTCGCGCCGTGGCCGGCGGACGTGCCGGTGGCCGTCGTCGGTCCGGGCAGCGTCGCGGCGCTCGCGCGGCAGGGCGTGCAGGCGCCGGCGTATCGCGTCATCAGCCCGCCGGCGGACGAGGCCGATCCGCGCTTCGATTCCGAGGCGCTCTACGCCGCGATCGAAGCGCATTTCGGCGCGGGCGGTCTCGAAGGCCGGCGCGTGGTGATCGTGCGCGGCGACGGCGGCCGTGAATGGCTCGCCGAGCGCCTGACCGAAGCGGGCGCGCGCGTGGAGAAAGCGGCGGCGTACCGGCGCGTGCTGCCGGAACCGGCGATGCACAAGTGGGAGCGCATTCACGCACTGCTCGCCGGCGAGCCGCACGCGTGGCTGCTGACGAGTTCCGAAGGCGTGCGCAACCTCGACGAACTCGCGCGCGAACATCTCACCGCCGACGAAATCGCGCGCCTGAAGCGCGCGCCGATCGTCTGCCCGCATCCGCGCATCGCGGAAGTCGCGCGGCAAACGGGTTTTGATACGATTACGGTGTCCGGCGCCGGCGACGAACGCATCGTGCAAACGCTGGAAACGCTGTTTCCCCGCGATGTTCGCGCATCCGCCGCAGCGGGGCCGACGCCGACGACCGCGGCCGATACATCGGCGGATTCATCACCGGACCCGACACTGGACCCATCACCGGACACTTCGCCGGCCACGCCGCCGGCTCACCAACCGGCTCAATCACGCATGACTGATTCGAACGATTCAAAGAAGGCTTCACCTCAGCCGAACGTGACACCGCCGCTGCCGCCGAACACGCCCTTCACGCCCTACGAGCAGCAGAAGCGGCGCGGCGGCGCGGGCATCGTGCTGTTGTGGTTCGTCGTCGTCATTCTGGCGGTCGCGGCGGGCGCGGGCGGCTATGCGCTCAACCGCAAGCTCGATCGCAACGGGCAGGAGCTCACGCAGCGCGTGGCCCGGGCGGATGCGCAAAACGCCGATCTGCGCGCGAAGGCCGATCAGGCGGCGAGCGCGACCACCGCGCTCAGCACGCAGATCATCCAGTTGCAGGGCAAGCTCGCCGATGCCGAAGCGCATAGCCAGGCCTTGCAGCAGCAATATCAGGATCTCGCGAGCAATCGCGACGACTGGACGCTCGCCGAAGTCGAACAGATTCTCTCGAGCGCGAGCCAGCAATTGCAGCTCACCGGCAACGTTCAACTCGCGCTCTTCGCGCTGCAAAGCGCCGACACGCGTCTCGCCGCGAGCACCGGCGCGCAGGTCGTGGCGATCCGCAAGGCGATCGCGCAGGACATCGACAAGCTCAAGGCCACGCCGACCACGGACCTGACCGGCCTCGCGATCAAGCTCGATACGGCCATCGACCAGATCGACGCGTTGCCGCTCGCGGGCGAAGCGCCGATCGCGCGGGCGCGCGCGCAGGCCGCGGCGCCGGGCGACAGCGCGTCGGTCGCGGCGGCGACGGGCGAGCCGCGCTGGAAGGTGCTCTGGCGGCAGATCACGAGCGGCATCGGGCAGCAGCTCGCGAGCCTCGTCTCCGTGCGGCGCATCGACAACGCCGACGCCATGCTCACGTCGCCCGACGAAGGCTACTTCGTGCGCGAGAACGTGAAATTGCGGCTCTTGTCCGCGCGTCTGTCGCTGCTATCGCGCAGCGAGCCGACGCTGAAATCGGACCTCGCCGCCGCCGACGCCGCGCTCGGACGCTACTTCGATTCGTCGTCGACCAAAGTCGCCGCCGTGCGCGATCTCGTCAAGCAGGTGGATCAGGCGTCGCTCGCGGTCGCCGTGCCGAACCTGAACGCGAGCCTCGCCGCCGTGCATCAGTTCAAGCGAGGCGGATGA